The Arachis ipaensis cultivar K30076 chromosome B10, Araip1.1, whole genome shotgun sequence DNA window GTCCTATTATGTTAATGATCACTTTTGGCTGGACCTGTACTAGACTGCAACTAGTGCACCACATTAGTTATTGTCTTATATTAGTAATATTAAGTGTAACATTGGTAATTGACTTATATTGATAATATAAACTCGAACATTACATCGTTAGTTATTATCAGTTGAAACTGCTTTCTTTCCTCAGTTTCGTTGCAATTTCACTTAATATAAAGCCATTAGATGATACCAATTGGAGTCTCTTGTTGAAAATAGGCTATGAATTGCTTGTAAATACTTGTAACCATCAAATTTGGTCAACTTGGTTCTGTTATGCTTGATGAAGTTAGCAAATACTGTTAGAAGTTAAACATGTTTTGTCTCTAGAATGGACAGTTCTTCCTTGCTCCTGTTTTATTCAATAGATATCTATTTTTGCTGATTCCATTATAAGATAGTTCAGTATCTCTGATTAACATTACTATGCAGGTGCCATTGCAATGCAGGAGATATTGAGCGTGCTCGTCAAACTTTAGAGGATTACAGAAATTCAGGAAAGCCTTTAGCTGCAGATCTTTTTGTGGTGAGTTTGGTTATGTGCAGTTTCTGTGATTTTCAGTACCTAATATCGTAATTCAAAGAATGCTGGTGTTTCTTTGCACAATCTCAAGGACCTTATGAATATGGATAAATGACCTTTATTACAATGCAGTGGGCATGTGTGAATTTTAAAGATGGCAATTGTTCTCCTTAGTTTCTGTTTATCTTCATCTATAGCATTTATTCTGTCAAGTATCAATTAATTGTCCACTTTGTTAATTTCGTCTCTAGATACATTGGTTTTCCAGTGTATCAAATTACGTTAGTGCATATATAATGGATACCAGAAGGGGAAACTTTCAACATCTGTTAATAGTTCATGTGGCCGGCAATTTGTTGCCTAATTGCCATAGTAGTTTCAATTTTTGGTGTTGTAGTCATGGTGTTTTCCTTATTCAGCATCTGACATTTATTGAATACCAATTTTGGTTACAATGCAAACCAATATGGCTGCAGACACTTGCAGAGGGGGCAATGGTTGGGTACACTGAGAAAGGAATGCAAATTGCTCAAGATGCACTGGTAATTGTCATAGCTACTTTATCAACTTGGTTACATAGTGGATTTTCTGATTTGTTCAACAACTTTAGAATACACGCCTATAAATGCAGGTAGCGATGAACCAAAGAAACTTTTCGTTAAATCCTAGAACGGGAAGTGATCTCCTGCTTATAGCTGCTGGTGAAAAGGTATGCAAACTTTTCCGTTTATATCCTCTTTGTATATATTTCATATAAGATAAATTATATTTCTTCCCCTGGGTTTAAAATGTATATTCTGGTGTTTATTTCTCAAATGGTAGACTGGTGGATACACTACTGCTAATTTCATATGGGACTTGATGCGAGCTCGTAATGTTACTCCTATCCTGCCTGCAGTAGAGGCATATTACAAGGGCCTAAAAGTAAGCTATTTTCCTCAATCATAAACTTGTGttcttttaaatattatttcCTGTTAGTTTGTATGTTCATGTGTTGTAAAGTTTTTAAAAGTTGTAGAATGCATGGAAGTTGCAAAATTTTCTTATGTCAGTTGAGAATAACAATGagtatcattttaattttttgtaagaAAACAAGATTTcattagaaaataagaaaaaaattcaaaaggAGATTAGACATCTTCAAACAGACACAAAGAAGCATGTCAATCCCTTTGTATATTGTATATCAGCAGCTAAAGATAAAGGAACACTATGGAACCGATCATATGAGGATATCACCATATAGATgcaagagtttaattttaatgcacggataatgtaaagtagttttacataGTCATGCAATCACATCCgttcttttggatgaccatttacGCGGTCAATGTGAAAGGTAATTATTTTTACTCATGTGTCATTATGTAATTGGATGCAcatgtaaaactactttacactgtcagtgcatcaaaattaaattcatggaTGCAAAGTAATTCTATTCTCAATAAACTTGCAAAGCAATCATATAGTTCTAGCATTCCTTTCAAACgagatttgtattaaaaaaacaCTGATGCCAATACAACTAGAAACCAAACTCACTACCCCTTAAATATCTGTCACGTATGGTTGATTTATCATGTTACTTCATGTTAGGGATTTCTTTGTACCAACTAGAGAAGTAAACTTTTCCCTCTTTATAATCTTCTCTCTTTATTTTGGGGAGAAAATTTTACATTCCCGGTATGGTAAAGTACTCATGATCTTGAATCTAGTTCCCCAATAAAATAATGCACAGTATGTAAAAAAGTTGAAGGGAGTGGAGTTTTAAGTTTTCTATTATACGGTTAAGATCCCTGAAAGTTAAATACTAATTGCCAGGTACTCACATAATCAAACTTTTGTATGATACTACAAAACTAAATTTGAGTACTATAAGCTTCTTATTTTTTACTCAATGAAATCCTAATGGAGTTGTTTCAGTCAATATATGATTATGTTTGGAGTTGGTGCTGATGAAGTTTTCCATCCTCTTATTTGATTGGTTAACATTTTCACTTATTTGGTACTGCAGGATCGTGAGATACCTGAAAATGATCCAAGACTCTTGCTGGTTTCTCAAACTTACGATAACCTCCGCTCAAGGTTTGGGAACAGGAACTGAATTGCAGAGGTTTAAGGTCTTCATATATTATCCTTAAAGCCTTTAGCTGTTAaagtatttattattttgaaggAAGAATGCTTAATTCGCCgtggtttttgtttttttttttttccttctccaATTCATGGATGAGTTGGTATGGGTTCCTATGGATGATTCACTCATGGTTGTGATTCTTCTCAAGAGAAAGTTGAGCTAAGCTCTTAAAGATAGCTGCTAGGTTGTAATACCTTTTTGCTCTCAATTTGATAGTACACGTATTTATTCTTAATGGTTTCTTTGTTGTAGAATAATTGcaattgttttagttatgttgtAATAAGAAAATTGTAAACTTCTACAAAGTATtctttacttcttcttcttcttcttcttcttcttcttcttttttttttttttttttttttNNNNNNNNNNNNNNNNNNNNNNNNNNNNNNNNNNNNNNNNNNNNNNNNNNNNNNNNNNNNNNNNNNNNNNNNNNNNNNNNNNNNNNNNNNNNNNNNNNNNNNNNNNNNNNNNNNNNNNNNNNNNNNNNNNNNNNNNNNNNNNNNNNNNNNNNNNNNNNNNNNNNNNNNNNNNNNNNNNNNNNNNNNNNNNNNNNNNNNNNNNNNNNNNNNNNNNNNNNNNNNNNNNNNNNNNNNNNNNNNNNNNNNNNNNNNNNNNNNNNNNNNNNNNNNNNNNNNNATTATATCTATACAAAATGGATAAGTATTATTCAAGGTTGCATTTGCATAAGCATTTCATGTATTAATGTGTCAAACCCTAAAGTTTTATGCTGGTTAAAAACTCCTGGTGCACAACCCTACGCAAAAGAATAAAAGGCATATTACATGGCCAACAGTTTTGAAGCGAGTGTAAGAAAAAACAAAGAAATCAAACATTACTTCCTCTGCTTTTCTTAAAAGAGAGTAAAAAATGAAGAATTtaaatcctctaaattttaaatttgtactttagaagataaagtgtgatcttttactTTTAAAtggtttctttttcatctttattCTTGGTCTCACTTGTAAAATAAATAGTGAGAGACTGAGAAAtcacattttattttctaaggtgaaattcaaattttagagaatccaaatcaaAAAATGAAATCTTGTTAGTTGTTACATGTTAGCTAAAAAACTGTTGACCATCTATTTTTTTTTCCCAACAAATTATTTCACTTGGCTTATAGATTATAATTGAAGTTCCTTGCAACAATTTTCTAATTGATGAATTTTCCAATACCGTCAGTATACATggattaatagtcaaattagtctctgaaaaataagatatttttcaaattcatttttgaaagattttttcaatcaaattggtcATTCAAAGATTgcgaattaatcatatttgtctTCCGGTCACTCCattaacaatttttttcaaagattggtgtagaacattaattgataacatataacatatataatacatgATATATCTAATTAGATATTGAtcaaatatgtttatgaaaatttattaatttaattattttcttcAATTATAAAAATCCtattcttttattaatttaatcattTTCTCCAATTATAAAAATCCTATTCTTAATATAACCTAgtgactaaattgatagatttttgTAAATATATTTAGCCAACATCTAACTGACCACGTTACGTGTCATGTATGTTATCAATTAACATTTCACATCATCAATTATTGACGAAAATTgtgaatagaataattaaaagacatatatgattaatttataatatttaaaggactaatttgattgaaaaaatctttCAATAACAAATTTGAAAAATGTCTTATTTTCCAggaactaatttgactattaatctTGCAAAAAATTGGCTTCTTTTTGTAAAAGATAAGACTTAGAGTGAAGGTGGATATATAATAATACAAGATTTGTTGTCATATGCTTTTCTTTGGTTCCACTTAAAGTCTTATACGGTGTGAAATCACACTTCACAACATCAACTGAGAAGAAAATTGAAAGAATCCATTCCAATATAAAAACCTGAGTGGAAGAATTTCACAATGGCATTTGACATTAAATAACACCACAGACGGTATTTTCCAAACATTCATTCAGTGGATCAGTGGATGTGCTATATCGTCAAATGTTTTTAAGATTAGATCTATACATGAGATTGCAGTACTATCCAAAAGTTTCATTCCATGGCAAGTCTAGAAGTATATTTACTCTCTTATCACAGGGAATTCCAGATATAAATTCACAGAAAGATTACACAGAGTTTGAGTTTCTCATAATCAGCTGCAACAGCCACCCCCAGTACTAACAGTTCCATCTCTTGCACCGTTTTGATTTTGGAGACGTAAATACCCTGGTTTTATACCAAATGACTGCAATAACAATACATATTCATTGCTAATTTTAGTCAAAGAACCACACATGGCAGCAGAAAATTTTCCTTTTCACATTTGGGGAATAAAACAGGTTTAAATAAATTTTTGGTTCACGTAAAtacatgtgtgtgtgtgtgtatgtgaaCCAAAAATTTGACACTTGAGATAGTGCAACAGCTTTTTACAGGAAACAGACAGTTGACAGTTACCTCATTGGACACATCAATGACACCTTCTTGAATATTCTGGAGAATCTTTGCAGCAGTCTTTATGAAGGCCTGTAGAATATAGAACaatgaaaaaatcacattatCCATGGGGCAATGTAGCATACGGGATATGTTATGAATTTAGGATCTTGTCTTGCTATTAATTGGGATAAATCACCTCTTCCACATTTTGAGCTGTCCTAGCAGAAGCTTCCAAGAACAGAAGTCCATTTTCCTTTGCAAATTGCTCACCCTCCTCTTTGCTCACTGCCCTTCGGTGAGAAAGATCACACTTGTTGCCTATCAGCATGATTGTCATGATAGGGTTGGCATGCTGCCGAGCATCTTCCAGCCAACTTGCTAAATGATTAAAAGTCTCTCTCCTAATCAACAAACAAACCCTTCTTGTCAGTTGAAGGAAAGATTTAAGAAAAGGATCAACCTCATATTTAGGTAACACATCAGACCACTGCAATCCTGAAAAATACATGGAAGAGGTTGGGACACATTGCTTTGTAGTGAAGAAAATTGCACTGCATACATGCATAAATGGAGAAAAACTGTACTGACCATGAAAACATGTTGTAAAGCAGTATTAGAGCCCCTCACATGagcaatttaaaaacaaaaaattacatAAGGTGGCTTAAAAATCAAAACTATACTAAAACTCAAATGATCAATACTCGAGAGTAAGACAATAATAATGCTTCAGGCAGCTGCCAGAAAAGGTATAAGAAGTAACACAGCATTTCGCATTTGTCGCATCCATTACGAACATCTCAATTCTCAGATCACTTGAGAGTTATGAGTTAGCATTCACAAAAAtggaaaacaagaagaaacttatgTTCATTTTGACGGGTCATATCATATAACATTTGGCATTAGTCATGCTGAGACAATTCAGAAAGCATCACCCACCTAGTAATGTCATAAACTAGAAGTGCTCCCGCTGCTCCTCTGTAGTAAGATCTAGTAATGGATCTAAATGACTCTTGCCCAGCCTACGGTTAAACAATGTATTATGCATCAATGTTCATGTACTATTGTTGAATACCATAACATAAAAGAAGAGACTTGGAAACAAGTTATGACTAAGAATTCTATATAACCCAAACCTAGAAAAACAACTGTGCCACCTTATATTGTGTATTTGGATTCTACAAATATGAATTAATGTCACGATCAAGCAGAGCAATTAATACATTCTTACTATATTGATTCAACCATACCTGGCAATGCCGGACTGTGGATCAAATGTTTGATGCTATACTAAACAGGTCAAATATTATTTATGTATCTAGTTTTCCTAGGCATATCTTGCTGAAATGCATTAATGATACTTCTAATCATATCCATTCAcgctaaaaaaaatatataaacaaaaatatacaaagaaaaaaaaatcagtaTCAAAAACTAACTACAACTTTAAGGTAACTTCATCCTGAATCActctttagtttatattttattattttcattttctttttccatGTTTCCTATTTTATGTATTTTGTGACAAAacataaaaacaataaaatcatgTACTCATCTTCTATGTTTTTGCCATTTCCTTCACAAATTCAACAAAATCAGAAACATCGAAAACAAAGACAGTAACCAAACAAACCCTAATAGCTTGTCCGACATCTCTCTGCGTGTGTATATATAAGCATAGATTGcgctttaattttccttttaaccTAAACAAATTCAATACCTCAAAAGATATGAACAAATACAGACCCTTGCTCCTAATCATAAGTTAGAAACGATTAAAATCAATTCCAGTGTCCTACTGCAAAATATGTAAGATCAGTTCTCAACTAGTAATTTCAGGCACGACAAGAACAAAAAAGGAATAAAGAAAAGCATAATTAACTTACAGAAATAACCacaaaaataagagagagaactAACAGTGTCCCATATCTGAAGCTTGATAGGTCGGGAATCGATGGTGACCATGCGAGCACCGAACTCAACGCCAATGGTGAGATCATGGACGGGTTGGAATCTCTTGTCNNNNNNNNNNNNNNNNNNNNNNNNNNNNNNNNNNNNNNNNNNNNNNNNNNNNNNNNNNNNNNNNNNNNNNNNNNNNNNNNNNNNNNNNNNNNNNNNNNNNNNNNNNNNNNNNNNNNNNNNNNNNNNNNNNNNNNNNNNNNNNNNNNNNNNNNNNNNNNNNNNNNNNNNNNNNNNNNNNNNNNNNNNNNNNNNNNNNNNNNNNNNNNNNNNNNNNNNNNNNNNNNNNNNNNNNNNNNNNNNNNNNNNNNNNNNNNNNNNNNNNNNNNNNNNNNNNNNNNNNNNNNNNNNNNNNNNNNNNNNNNNNNNNNNNNNNNNNNNNNNNNNNNNNNNNNNNNNNNNNNNNNNNNNNNNNNNNNNNNNNNNNNNNNNNNNNNNNNNNNNNNNNNNNNNNNNNNNNNNNNNNNNNNNNNNNNNNNNNNNNGCACCGGATAAAAACAatgaataagagaaaatcaaacaCGGAAATGgataaaagagaagagaaaaaggaaattgaatttgagagagagagaatagaaCCTGTGTCGCCGATGATGATGTACTTGAAGAGGTAATCGTAAGACATGGCgccgaagaagaagaagcaaagagAAAGTAACGGTGGTTGAGTGGGTGTTACTGTCAGTGACAAGTTAGAAGTGAGAGTGATGAAGAAGACGACGACgatgaaggagaaagagagaAGGGGAATGTGCGATAAATGGGGTTTTAAGAGAAAACAAACAACGGAAATGGCGTGACGTGTGAATGTGGGAAACATCTCTAACAATTTTCTTTACCATTTCCTCTCCAAATGGCCAATTTTGGATTAATattcaataaatttttatattttaaaaatattaatttatttttctttatatattttttNNNNNNNNNNNNNNNNNNNNNNNNNNNNNNNNNNNNNNNNNNNNNNNNNNNNNNNNNNNNNNNNNNNNNNNNNNNNNNNNNNNNNNNNNNNNNNNNNNNNNNNNNNNNNNNNNNNNNNNNNNNNNNNNNNNNNNNNNNNNNNNNNNNNNNNNNNNNNNNNNNNNNNNNNNNNNNNNNNNNNNNNNNNNNNNNNNNNNNNNNNNNNNNNNNNNNNNNNNNNNNNNNNNNNNNNNNNNNNNNNNNNNNNNNNNNNNNNNNNNNNNNNNNNNNNNNNNNNNNNNNNNNNNNNNNNNNNNNNNNNNNNNNNNNNCTACtagtaatttaaatattaattcatattttatttatatggTACATGTTTGGACCTCCTGAATAAGTGAATATAAGTGATCATGGATGTTGCAAATTCGCAAGATGTAACTTCCAATTCTCTGTAAATTCGCACTAGTCTTTGTACAAATACACTTCgaaaaatattattaatcattATATATAGTTTCTTGGGTCACTATAATAGTTTTTTAGACAATATTATAGTGGCCCAAGAAGCTATTTAGActataaaaacaaagaaagggCCTATTAGTTATATGGCggtgaaaattaattttgaaaaagtttatgATTGCCTTAATTAAAACTTTATACATGATACTCTTGTGGAAGCCAGGTTGCTTGAGAACCTGATTGATCTTATTGTTTAGTGCTATTTCTCAATTGaaatgaaagttctttgaaatgggattttttcattttttttttctcctttcagAGGTGTTTGACAAAGTGATCTTATTTCACTGTACCTTTTTGTCCTCTGCATTGAACGATTGGCCCAAATTATCTCTGTTGTAGTTAATAATAATCTGTGGGTTCCTATCATGCTTCGTTGTGGAGGTTCGAAGCTGTCGCACCTCTATTTCGCTGATGATATTGGACTCTTTGGTGATGCTTCTGTGGAGCAGATGGGTCTGATTAGAGgtattttagatttcttttgtcgTAGCTCTGGCCAAAAAATGAGTTATAagaaattttgtgtttttttctcCAATAATGTGTCTTTTACTAGGAAGCTAGAAATGAGTGACGCCCTTAGTATGCGTTTGACCTCTAATTTGGGAAAGTATCTTGGTGTTCCCTTGCTTCATGGGCGAACCAAGAAGGATGATTTTCACTTTATTGAGGAGAGGATGCAGAGTAGATTGAGTATTTGGAAGACAATAAATCTTGGTTTAGCTGCACGAGTAACATTAACTCAATCTGCGTTAACTACCATTCCATCATACATTATGCAAACCATGAAGCTTCCTTTgagcatatgtgataaaattgaCAAAATTTGTCGAAATTTTATTTGGGACGGTGACTCTAATATGAAGAAGCCTCATCTAATCAGTTGGGACAAAATATGCAACCCAAGCAGCAAGGAAGTTTGGGCCTGAGATCGGTTAGGATCTTGAATAATGCAAATTTGATGAAACTAGCATGGAGGTTAATTCATGACAGGGAGATCTTGTGGGTAAAGATTTTGAGAAATAAATATGGTGGTGGTGATACTCTTGTACCAAAAATAACCAAACCTCAATCATGTTCTAATGTGTGGAAGGAAATCTGTCAAGTTTGGAAGCGGTTTGAAGGGAACCTTATTTGGAGATTAGGTGCTGGTAATACAATTCGATTCTGAATTGACCACTGATTACCTGGCATGTATCGGCTTGCTGATTTTGTTCATAATGGTATATCAGAGGATAGGCTGGAAGAAAGAGTTTGTGACTATGTTTCGAGCTCAAATTGGGATCTTAATCGTATTTTGGAGTTACTGGGCTCCCATT harbors:
- the LOC107623641 gene encoding ras-related protein RABB1b isoform X2; translation: MISPLALSSVLAWSPSIPDLSSFRYGTLLVLSLIFVVISAGQESFRSITRSYYRGAAGALLVYDITRRETFNHLASWLEDARQHANPIMTIMLIGNKCDLSHRRAVSKEEGEQFAKENGLLFLEASARTAQNVEEAFIKTAAKILQNIQEGVIDVSNESFGIKPGYLRLQNQNGARDGTVSTGGGCCS
- the LOC107623641 gene encoding ras-related protein RABB1b isoform X1: MSYDYLFKYIIIGDTGSILSLSNSISDKRFQPVHDLTIGVEFGARMVTIDSRPIKLQIWDTAGQESFRSITRSYYRGAAGALLVYDITRRETFNHLASWLEDARQHANPIMTIMLIGNKCDLSHRRAVSKEEGEQFAKENGLLFLEASARTAQNVEEAFIKTAAKILQNIQEGVIDVSNESFGIKPGYLRLQNQNGARDGTVSTGGGCCS
- the LOC107623641 gene encoding ras-related protein RABB1b isoform X3, translated to MVTIDSRPIKLQIWDTIAHVRGSNTALQHVFMWSDVLPKYEVDPFLKSFLQLTRRVCLLIRRETFNHLASWLEDARQHANPIMTIMLIGNKCDLSHRRAVSKEEGEQFAKENGLLFLEASARTAQNVEEAFIKTAAKILQNIQEGVIDVSNESFGIKPGYLRLQNQNGARDGTVSTGGGCCS
- the LOC107623641 gene encoding ras-related protein RABB1b isoform X5; amino-acid sequence: MVTIDSRPIKLQIWDTAGQESFRSITRSYYRGAAGALLVYDITRRETFNHLASWLEDARQHANPIMTIMLIGNKCDLSHRRAVSKEEGEQFAKENGLLFLEASARTAQNVEEAFIKTAAKILQNIQEGVIDVSNESFGIKPGYLRLQNQNGARDGTVSTGGGCCS
- the LOC107623641 gene encoding ras-related protein RABB1b isoform X4, which encodes MGHSHVRGSNTALQHVFMWSDVLPKYEVDPFLKSFLQLTRRVCLLIRRETFNHLASWLEDARQHANPIMTIMLIGNKCDLSHRRAVSKEEGEQFAKENGLLFLEASARTAQNVEEAFIKTAAKILQNIQEGVIDVSNESFGIKPGYLRLQNQNGARDGTVSTGGGCCS